A genomic segment from Candidatus Bathyarchaeia archaeon encodes:
- a CDS encoding ATP-binding protein produces the protein MIVQFINRREELRALNELFTKGRAAIVLIYGRRRVGKTRLIQEFMKDKGGLYFYVPNAEEKAILAEFSRTVESEFFDGFRFADFNSYMEYLSKKCEADGVVAVDEFQRLTNVSGAISMLQKYWDEKLSKTKCLLILSGSSIGAIRRVALSGDAPLYGRRAATLKIEPLKYLDLFEWFRKYPAEELVMVYGSFGGTPAYLEHVEEDLSVEENIVEKILNKRSPLHDEPEMLLMEEIRAPQRYMDILSVIARGKSTISEISDATGLTRENATTYIKTLEILDLLERVTPVTEPEARRGLYKIRDPFFSFWFGFVRPNKRLLELGLEKNVWKSIREEFKRHLGRIFEDICIEVLVEMAKKNLLPLRIANIGKWWWKGREIDVVGLESKGKKALAIEAKMTELSYMEAKRLLSELAIKAKDIRGAEELNLGVMAKKIGDKEKIREEGFFAFDLQDMANLAGK, from the coding sequence ATGATTGTACAATTCATTAATAGACGAGAAGAGCTGCGGGCACTTAACGAACTTTTCACCAAGGGAAGGGCCGCCATCGTCCTCATTTACGGCCGGAGGAGAGTTGGAAAAACTAGGCTCATTCAGGAGTTCATGAAAGATAAAGGTGGGCTCTACTTTTATGTTCCGAACGCTGAAGAAAAAGCAATTCTAGCCGAATTCTCTCGGACCGTGGAAAGCGAGTTCTTCGACGGCTTCAGATTTGCGGACTTCAACTCATATATGGAGTATCTTAGTAAAAAATGCGAAGCCGACGGCGTCGTGGCTGTGGATGAGTTTCAAAGGCTAACAAACGTCAGCGGCGCCATATCGATGTTGCAGAAGTATTGGGATGAGAAGCTTTCCAAAACCAAATGTCTCCTCATTCTATCCGGCTCTTCAATCGGCGCAATACGGAGGGTCGCGTTGAGTGGAGACGCCCCCCTCTATGGGAGAAGGGCAGCCACGTTGAAAATTGAGCCTTTAAAGTATCTAGACTTGTTCGAATGGTTCAGAAAGTATCCAGCTGAAGAGCTGGTGATGGTTTACGGCAGCTTTGGAGGCACCCCAGCCTATTTAGAGCATGTAGAGGAAGATCTGAGCGTGGAGGAAAATATTGTTGAAAAGATTTTGAATAAACGCTCGCCTCTACACGATGAGCCTGAAATGCTGCTTATGGAAGAGATTAGGGCTCCCCAACGTTACATGGACATACTCTCAGTCATAGCCAGAGGTAAAAGCACCATAAGCGAAATCTCCGATGCGACAGGATTAACTCGAGAAAACGCCACCACATACATAAAGACGTTGGAGATCCTCGATTTACTCGAACGGGTCACACCCGTCACAGAGCCTGAAGCGAGGAGAGGGCTATATAAAATTAGAGACCCATTCTTCAGCTTCTGGTTCGGGTTCGTCAGACCGAACAAGAGGCTGCTTGAACTGGGATTAGAGAAAAACGTGTGGAAGAGCATCAGAGAAGAGTTCAAAAGACACCTAGGGAGGATCTTCGAGGACATATGCATAGAGGTTTTAGTTGAAATGGCGAAGAAAAATCTTCTCCCCCTACGAATAGCCAACATCGGAAAATGGTGGTGGAAAGGGAGAGAAATAGATGTCGTAGGCCTAGAAAGCAAAGGCAAAAAAGCCCTAGCCATAGAAGCAAAAATGACAGAACTAAGCTACATGGAAGCGAAAAGACTCCTATCCGAGCTGGCCATAAAGGCCAAGGATATACGCGGTGCGGAAGAACTAAATCTTGGAGTGATGGCTAAGAAAATAGGGGATAAAGAAAAAATTCGAGAAGAAGGATTCTTCGCCTTCGACCTCCAGGACATGGCAAACCTAGCGGGAAAATAG
- a CDS encoding archaeosortase/exosortase family protein: MRLDARDKRILLALYPLAFAAIALTIYHVPDYFYLKWVTAVNSAWILKALGFQAAAWTAGRRAFINEVEIVKDCTGIQVVAVFAGLLVPMPGIRPVRKLQALGLIFLAVYVANVFRIVLELWLLYSGILPWSLAHEPLGTVLGVISVAIFLVAVNHYIPQVGDYIVAGYEYVKSLLKRMRKRGVRVLG; encoded by the coding sequence ATGCGCTTGGACGCGCGGGATAAGAGGATCCTGTTAGCGCTGTATCCTTTGGCCTTCGCGGCCATAGCCCTCACCATCTACCATGTACCAGACTACTTCTATTTGAAGTGGGTGACGGCTGTGAACTCGGCGTGGATTTTGAAGGCGTTGGGTTTTCAAGCCGCGGCTTGGACGGCTGGTCGTAGAGCCTTCATCAACGAGGTTGAGATCGTCAAGGACTGCACGGGCATACAGGTGGTGGCGGTGTTCGCTGGGCTGTTGGTTCCAATGCCCGGCATTAGGCCGGTGCGTAAGCTTCAAGCCTTAGGCCTCATATTCCTAGCGGTTTATGTGGCCAATGTCTTCCGCATCGTGTTGGAGCTGTGGCTCCTCTACAGTGGGATATTGCCTTGGTCCCTGGCCCATGAGCCGTTGGGCACCGTTCTCGGCGTCATATCCGTCGCCATATTCCTAGTAGCGGTGAACCACTACATACCCCAAGTAGGCGACTACATCGTGGCTGGCTACGAGTATGTTAAAAGCCTCTTAAAGAGGATGAGAAAAAGGGGGGTTAGGGTCCTAGGTTAG